One window of Thalassovita mediterranea genomic DNA carries:
- the rimP gene encoding ribosome maturation factor RimP, whose translation MIALSQQEKTILSLIEPVADGIGMEIVRVRLMGGKRPILQIMTEKAGGAPTNVEDCADLSHAISPLLEAADPVSDPYRLEVSTPGIDRPLTRKGDFGRWTGHLAKVELAMPISGRRRFQGIITREDDRGVAIELDDESELVAQVDEMSKASLVLTDELIEAAKKAGGLPPQPDDEDFFRPRCR comes from the coding sequence GTGATCGCGCTTTCGCAGCAGGAAAAAACCATTCTTAGCCTCATCGAGCCCGTGGCCGATGGCATCGGCATGGAAATCGTGCGCGTGCGCCTCATGGGCGGCAAGCGCCCGATCCTTCAGATCATGACTGAGAAGGCTGGCGGCGCGCCGACCAATGTCGAAGATTGCGCCGACCTTTCGCATGCCATTTCTCCGTTGCTTGAAGCCGCTGACCCTGTGTCAGACCCGTACCGGCTCGAAGTATCCACGCCGGGCATTGACCGCCCGCTGACCCGCAAGGGCGATTTTGGTCGCTGGACCGGACACCTCGCCAAGGTCGAGCTCGCCATGCCGATCAGTGGCCGCCGCCGCTTTCAGGGCATTATCACTCGTGAGGATGACCGCGGTGTCGCGATTGAGCTCGACGATGAGAGCGAACTGGTCGCGCAGGTCGATGAGATGTCGAAGGCGAGCCTTGTGCTCACTGATGAGCTGATCGAAGCGGCGAAGAAGGCAGGCGGCCTGCCGCCGCAGCCAGATGATGAAGATTTTTTCCGGCCTCGATGTCGATGA
- a CDS encoding energy transducer TonB, translated as MIQKYAFIGIFAVLGVLPATAQITDATLERYNAAAGGNVIEEKLAAAEQLATEAIATPQDADATLLAYEAAWTMCSVGYCTRAVPAADFAVSQPATDAHPVMADRKLLAAYARWKAAPNNETRASLDSALSTVADEPPSMLSVSAFHNRYIADMSESDFETAKQTAAAAAAHLFPVRDQVGPTWSGAAITAAVASFNDDREPEAIIDIAKAHAEISIMRHMSPSPPDWLLDRYYTSMAWQSAMNAYFSSEGDAAREIEIADQIVDDAITDDNHTHPDGPSIHTIDGLPSCDGKFNRPPKPTYPNRPAHQGYVGAVIALMDIDESGTITPRIGASVPGDMFDDEVLRSLKRLRWKWEDTADGDPNCRKINRDVVYPFQFQLDG; from the coding sequence ATGATCCAGAAGTATGCTTTCATTGGTATTTTCGCTGTGCTTGGCGTCCTGCCTGCCACTGCTCAGATCACAGACGCGACGCTCGAACGCTATAACGCCGCCGCAGGTGGCAATGTCATTGAAGAAAAACTTGCGGCCGCCGAGCAGTTGGCAACCGAGGCGATTGCGACGCCGCAAGACGCCGATGCAACACTGCTGGCCTACGAAGCTGCCTGGACCATGTGCAGCGTCGGTTATTGTACGCGGGCAGTACCCGCCGCTGACTTTGCAGTTAGCCAGCCCGCGACCGATGCCCACCCGGTAATGGCAGACCGGAAACTGCTTGCAGCCTATGCAAGATGGAAAGCTGCCCCAAACAATGAGACCAGAGCCTCGCTGGACTCCGCTCTCAGCACCGTTGCAGATGAGCCGCCCAGCATGCTCAGCGTCTCGGCTTTTCATAATAGATACATCGCTGACATGTCGGAATCGGACTTCGAGACGGCCAAGCAAACAGCAGCTGCTGCGGCCGCTCACCTATTCCCGGTACGCGATCAGGTAGGACCGACATGGTCTGGCGCTGCCATCACTGCGGCCGTTGCGTCGTTCAATGACGACCGTGAGCCAGAAGCTATTATCGACATTGCGAAAGCTCACGCCGAAATTTCAATAATGCGGCATATGTCTCCGTCACCGCCTGACTGGCTGCTGGACCGCTACTATACCAGCATGGCCTGGCAGTCCGCGATGAATGCTTATTTCAGTAGTGAAGGCGACGCGGCCAGGGAGATTGAGATCGCCGACCAGATCGTTGATGACGCGATCACGGACGACAATCACACCCACCCTGACGGACCTTCTATTCACACTATCGATGGTCTGCCCTCCTGTGACGGAAAGTTTAACCGGCCACCAAAGCCAACCTACCCGAACAGGCCTGCGCACCAGGGTTATGTTGGCGCCGTAATCGCGCTTATGGACATAGACGAGAGCGGAACCATCACACCCCGGATTGGCGCCTCTGTTCCGGGCGACATGTTCGACGATGAGGTATTGCGCTCGCTCAAACGGCTGAGATGGAAATGGGAAGACACAGCCGATGGCGATCCAAACTGCCGCAAGATCAATCGGGATGTCGTATATCCTTTCCAGTTCCAGCTGGATGGATGA
- a CDS encoding cold-shock protein yields the protein MATGKVKWFNDQKGYGFIKPDAGGADIFVHISAVEKSGMRTLAEDAPIEYELHTDERRGKTSAVDLKLL from the coding sequence ATGGCAACCGGAAAAGTTAAATGGTTCAACGACCAAAAAGGCTATGGCTTCATCAAGCCTGACGCTGGTGGCGCTGACATTTTTGTTCATATCTCGGCCGTCGAGAAGTCCGGCATGCGCACGCTCGCCGAAGACGCACCGATCGAGTATGAGCTCCACACTGATGAGCGCCGCGGCAAGACCTCGGCCGTGGACCTGAAACTTCTCTAG
- a CDS encoding energy transducer TonB, translating to MKLFAVLAAALLVALPAAGQSDEMSDAIVAYNEAVSSGGAAARVDAARALGQATLRHPERDDAALLAYEAGQTLCVYAACDGAIPFAEFASSRPLVGDAVYPSDVALLKAYSAWKDKSDRSTRNALDQALEDVGNEGLTSLSLTAHHNRYIADFKDQNWREASQTAAQAASHFAPFRSVIGEQWSDASIASIVADFNSRPDTKDVMDMAYHRLELGKIYYTVEDEPDWLDGHWYLTDAWQMAMSAYFAYGADSRSGPGVRTPDHKYLDARVEEIMDGLSEFRDKLPEATDVDSAAEEGEEDTRLPYCDGTFDMTPELSYPDAAAQKGMFGAVIAQIKVEDRKVTDVEILAAVPSSAFEESAEATIRQWEWQPEGEEPGVTCDPSYRRIILPMAFMLE from the coding sequence ATGAAACTGTTTGCCGTTCTTGCTGCTGCGCTGCTCGTAGCACTACCCGCTGCTGGCCAGTCTGATGAGATGAGCGATGCGATCGTCGCGTATAACGAGGCGGTGTCATCAGGCGGCGCCGCGGCACGCGTAGATGCGGCAAGAGCTCTGGGCCAGGCAACGCTTCGTCATCCGGAACGAGACGATGCCGCCCTGCTCGCCTATGAAGCCGGACAGACACTTTGCGTTTATGCAGCGTGCGATGGGGCTATCCCCTTCGCGGAATTTGCAAGCAGCCGCCCTCTGGTCGGCGACGCTGTCTACCCGTCAGATGTCGCCCTCCTCAAGGCCTATTCTGCCTGGAAAGACAAATCCGATCGCAGCACCAGAAACGCGCTCGATCAAGCGCTGGAGGATGTCGGCAATGAAGGCCTGACCAGCCTGTCGCTCACGGCCCACCACAATCGCTACATCGCAGATTTCAAGGACCAGAACTGGAGGGAGGCCAGCCAGACCGCCGCGCAGGCCGCGTCACATTTTGCGCCATTTCGGTCTGTGATTGGCGAACAATGGAGCGATGCGTCGATTGCGAGCATTGTTGCCGACTTCAATTCCCGCCCCGATACGAAGGACGTCATGGACATGGCCTATCATCGGCTGGAGCTGGGCAAGATTTACTACACGGTCGAAGACGAGCCTGATTGGCTGGATGGCCACTGGTACCTCACAGATGCCTGGCAAATGGCGATGTCTGCCTATTTCGCGTATGGCGCAGACTCCAGAAGCGGGCCTGGAGTTCGGACTCCCGATCACAAATACCTCGATGCAAGGGTGGAAGAGATCATGGATGGGCTCTCGGAATTCAGGGACAAACTGCCTGAAGCCACTGACGTCGATTCTGCTGCGGAAGAGGGCGAGGAAGACACGCGCCTTCCGTATTGCGACGGCACGTTCGATATGACGCCAGAGCTTAGTTATCCAGATGCCGCAGCACAGAAAGGCATGTTCGGCGCGGTGATTGCCCAGATCAAAGTGGAAGACCGCAAGGTTACGGACGTGGAAATTCTGGCTGCCGTACCATCTTCGGCTTTCGAGGAGTCGGCGGAGGCAACGATACGGCAATGGGAATGGCAACCGGAGGGTGAAGAGCCAGGCGTGACCTGTGATCCGAGCTACCGCCGGATTATCCTGCCAATGGCGTTCATGCTGGAGTGA
- a CDS encoding energy transducer TonB: MHVRKFILIGVGFLLAISGPAQAVTLDEANALHQRAMTSGSPDDRTEAARILAASVLANPDRPDAVLRAFEAGQTLCIYSGCQGAKEMAAFASSHPLPANVLTSEDITLLSAFADWITGDAPGTRERLDAALTSYLTVRATPLAIVAFQTRYTEDFNAKDWGRAAKSAREASIYLAPHRAVVGERWSDAVIASATAGYNHNPDLNDTLILAHHISDLIKLDHDLPQRPDWLERDLYLSTAWRAGILMYFQSNGSTRAMGASRYEVSGPDPDVFKQQAAEIIAGAGPTDMLPTNPNLCEGSFDEDPEFRYPFNALKGKQNGAVVLRMDLNNGKASNVEVLASIPERTFDNAIISSIRKWTYEPDEDAADDGPCEASAKDLIYTYSFGVN, translated from the coding sequence ATGCATGTACGAAAATTCATCTTGATCGGTGTCGGCTTCTTGCTGGCAATCTCAGGCCCGGCACAAGCAGTTACGCTTGATGAAGCTAATGCCCTCCACCAGCGCGCGATGACGTCAGGGTCTCCGGACGACAGGACAGAGGCCGCCCGCATACTGGCAGCTTCCGTGCTCGCCAATCCGGACCGGCCAGACGCAGTGCTACGCGCATTCGAGGCGGGACAGACGCTTTGCATCTATTCTGGCTGTCAGGGCGCAAAGGAAATGGCGGCTTTCGCGAGCAGCCATCCCCTGCCGGCAAATGTCCTTACCAGCGAGGATATCACTCTTCTGAGTGCCTTTGCCGACTGGATCACGGGAGACGCCCCCGGCACGCGTGAACGCCTTGATGCCGCGCTGACTTCATATCTGACCGTTAGAGCCACACCGCTCGCAATCGTGGCGTTTCAGACTCGCTATACCGAAGATTTCAATGCCAAGGACTGGGGCCGAGCCGCCAAGTCGGCGCGAGAGGCCTCGATATACCTTGCGCCTCACCGTGCGGTCGTCGGCGAGCGGTGGAGCGACGCCGTCATCGCCTCAGCGACAGCAGGTTACAACCACAATCCGGACCTCAACGACACCCTGATCCTGGCGCACCATATCAGCGACCTCATCAAACTTGATCATGATCTCCCGCAAAGGCCAGACTGGCTGGAGAGAGACCTCTATCTTTCCACAGCGTGGAGAGCAGGCATCCTGATGTATTTCCAGTCAAACGGGTCGACCCGCGCAATGGGCGCCTCACGCTATGAAGTTTCGGGACCTGACCCTGACGTGTTCAAACAGCAAGCGGCCGAAATCATCGCAGGAGCCGGCCCCACCGATATGCTGCCGACAAACCCGAACCTCTGTGAGGGCAGTTTCGATGAGGATCCTGAATTTCGTTATCCCTTCAATGCGCTGAAGGGCAAACAGAATGGCGCCGTTGTGCTCCGCATGGATCTCAACAACGGAAAAGCCTCAAACGTTGAGGTTCTCGCCTCCATCCCGGAACGCACCTTCGACAATGCGATCATCTCATCCATTCGCAAATGGACGTATGAGCCGGACGAGGATGCTGCCGATGATGGCCCCTGTGAAGCCTCCGCGAAGGACCTGATCTATACCTATTCCTTCGGCGTGAATTGA
- the trmB gene encoding tRNA (guanosine(46)-N7)-methyltransferase TrmB yields MVDNLLPRLRLPGDANALKQPLGLFDAEVGQLWLEIGFGGGEHVSAQAKANPDVGIMAGEVFVEGIAKCLSDIEDMALKNVRLWDEDARELVDLLPDACLDRVFILFPDPWPKKRHQKRRIIQPDFLTALRRVMKPGARLRFATDVRSYADEALSIFLAAEGFNWLAEKADDWRQPPADHFRTRYETKNLGDIAPVFYEFTLD; encoded by the coding sequence TTGGTTGATAATCTCTTGCCCCGCCTGCGCCTTCCGGGCGACGCGAACGCACTGAAGCAGCCTCTAGGCCTCTTCGATGCAGAGGTTGGCCAGCTTTGGCTTGAGATCGGTTTTGGCGGCGGCGAACATGTGAGCGCGCAGGCAAAAGCCAACCCGGACGTCGGCATCATGGCGGGCGAGGTCTTTGTTGAGGGCATCGCGAAGTGCCTGTCCGATATCGAGGATATGGCGCTGAAAAATGTCCGCCTCTGGGATGAGGATGCCCGTGAACTCGTGGATCTGCTGCCAGATGCCTGCCTCGACCGCGTCTTCATCCTGTTTCCCGACCCATGGCCGAAGAAACGCCACCAGAAACGCCGGATCATCCAACCTGATTTCCTGACGGCCCTCAGGCGGGTGATGAAGCCCGGGGCGCGGCTTCGGTTTGCAACCGATGTGCGCTCATACGCCGACGAAGCGCTGAGCATATTTCTCGCTGCTGAGGGCTTTAATTGGCTCGCTGAGAAAGCCGATGACTGGCGCCAACCACCCGCCGATCATTTCCGCACGCGGTATGAGACAAAGAATCTCGGCGATATCGCGCCCGTCTTCTACGAATTCACCCTCGACTAA
- the metK gene encoding methionine adenosyltransferase, with protein MTDPVFLFTSESVSEGHPDKVCDRVSDEVVDLYFREAIKAGYDTSRVRVACETAATTNQVALLGEMRGPDTITPDMIEDVVRAAVKDIGYEQDGFHWKNLKLNNWLHGQSEDIAAGVDEGTGTYTEEGAGDQGIMFGYASDETDELMPAPISYSHRILKRMAELRHSGERPEFEPDAKSQVTMLYSNGKPVGVDAVVVSTQHQDGLSAADVRELVRPVVTEILPDGWFPDEDKFYVNPTGKFVIGGPDGDAGLTGRKIIVDTYGGSAPHGGGAFSGKDPTKVDRSAAYAARYLAKNVVAAGLAQRCTLQLSYAIGVARPLSINVNLHDTAKTDERKLEKRLMEVMDLSPRGIRTALGLNKPIYARTAAYGHFGRKPDADGGFAWEKTDLVDQLKDLLG; from the coding sequence TTGACCGATCCAGTATTTCTTTTTACCAGCGAGAGCGTCTCTGAGGGACACCCGGACAAGGTTTGTGACCGCGTTTCCGACGAGGTCGTTGATCTCTATTTCCGCGAAGCCATCAAGGCTGGCTACGACACCTCGCGCGTCCGCGTTGCCTGTGAAACCGCTGCGACGACGAACCAGGTCGCCCTTCTCGGCGAGATGCGCGGTCCGGACACGATCACGCCCGACATGATCGAGGATGTCGTTCGCGCCGCCGTCAAGGATATCGGCTATGAGCAAGACGGCTTCCACTGGAAGAATCTGAAGCTCAATAACTGGCTGCACGGCCAGTCCGAAGATATCGCCGCTGGCGTCGATGAAGGCACGGGCACCTACACCGAAGAAGGTGCTGGCGACCAGGGCATCATGTTCGGCTATGCAAGCGACGAAACCGATGAGCTTATGCCGGCTCCGATTTCCTATTCGCACCGCATCCTGAAGCGGATGGCAGAGCTTCGCCATTCCGGTGAGCGTCCGGAATTCGAGCCTGACGCAAAAAGCCAGGTCACCATGCTGTACAGCAATGGCAAGCCTGTCGGTGTCGACGCAGTTGTGGTCTCGACCCAGCACCAGGATGGCCTATCCGCCGCTGATGTGCGCGAGCTTGTCCGCCCGGTGGTTACGGAGATCCTTCCAGACGGCTGGTTCCCGGACGAAGACAAGTTCTATGTGAACCCGACCGGCAAGTTCGTCATCGGCGGTCCGGACGGCGACGCAGGTCTCACAGGCCGCAAGATCATCGTCGACACCTATGGTGGCTCCGCCCCGCATGGCGGCGGCGCCTTCTCCGGCAAGGATCCGACGAAAGTTGACCGCTCGGCCGCCTATGCCGCGCGCTACCTCGCCAAGAACGTTGTCGCAGCTGGCCTTGCCCAGCGCTGCACGCTCCAGCTTTCCTACGCGATCGGCGTGGCGCGCCCGCTCTCCATCAACGTCAATCTTCACGACACCGCGAAGACCGACGAGCGCAAACTTGAAAAGCGCCTGATGGAAGTGATGGACCTGTCCCCCCGCGGCATCCGCACGGCGCTCGGCCTCAACAAGCCGATCTATGCCCGCACGGCAGCTTATGGCCACTTTGGCCGTAAGCCTGACGCCGATGGCGGCTTTGCCTGGGAAAAGACCGACCTGGTTGATCAGCTGAAAGACCTGCTGGGCTAG
- a CDS encoding helix-turn-helix domain-containing protein: MPESKLPNRIDELVGQRIRWRRKELKWTQEQLSERLSLTFQQVQKYEKGVNRISAGRLYELAGVLDVPIAYFYEGAEEYLSLPGQLHEDASEAAPLPQIDHEAMELVSSFQKIRDEALRKSLLATIKAAAAVDDENS; this comes from the coding sequence ATGCCCGAGAGTAAATTACCCAACAGGATCGACGAACTCGTGGGCCAGCGCATCCGCTGGCGCCGCAAGGAACTCAAATGGACGCAGGAACAGCTGAGCGAGCGGCTCAGCCTCACCTTCCAGCAAGTCCAGAAGTACGAGAAAGGCGTGAACCGCATTTCCGCAGGCCGGCTTTATGAGCTTGCTGGCGTGCTCGACGTGCCGATCGCCTATTTCTATGAGGGCGCCGAAGAGTACCTGTCCCTGCCGGGCCAGCTGCATGAGGATGCCAGTGAAGCGGCGCCGCTGCCCCAGATCGACCATGAGGCCATGGAGCTAGTCTCTTCGTTTCAGAAGATCCGGGACGAAGCGCTGCGCAAGTCGCTGCTTGCGACCATCAAGGCAGCGGCGGCTGTCGATGATGAGAATTCGTGA
- the lnt gene encoding apolipoprotein N-acyltransferase, whose amino-acid sequence MSAREQSYGLTALAPLHQGVSGISGLLAFIICIFLGAVAALGFAPFHIALALVVCVTLLVWMMDGARKKARWGRALFMRGWAFGYGFFLVSMYWTVSPFLVDPAQHAAYIWMPLVLLPGGMALIWGAAFCLAGAFWSASPSRIFIFTVFMGLAELVRGYLFGGFPWNVFGTTWTPGSSLSQAASLGGVYWLTLLTLFVSAAPAALVDTREVRGLFERALPITAAVILASVGWAWGAQRLAEPSQMTEQHVVLMDPGVPQADKYNGASDRLFRRYLNFLQEVESAEDDIVIWPEGALPFYLLTNTYAIDTISTYLGNRTLIVGSTRRSLDENDTVFFNSLAVLAAENGQSELIGLYDKHRLVPFGELAATDIIPFGDMMAGFLPGAMQELASAGFTPGAEPTVVFPRDVPPFIALICYEALFPEITRTAKPQREAAEWIVTISNDAWFGRGLGPAQHYAQNRYRSIESGLPMARVASRGATAVIDGFGRETARGQRRPGDPDGWVSSVVRAPLPAPLATTPYQRFGAALFWLTLAGFTVLAFFTWRR is encoded by the coding sequence TTGAGCGCTCGCGAGCAGAGCTACGGGCTAACAGCCCTCGCCCCCCTGCATCAGGGCGTCTCCGGCATTTCCGGCCTGCTCGCTTTCATCATCTGCATCTTTCTCGGCGCGGTCGCTGCGCTGGGCTTTGCGCCATTCCACATCGCGCTTGCGCTTGTCGTCTGCGTGACGCTGCTCGTCTGGATGATGGATGGCGCGCGCAAAAAGGCCCGTTGGGGCCGCGCCCTCTTCATGCGCGGCTGGGCCTTTGGCTATGGCTTCTTCCTGGTCAGCATGTACTGGACGGTCTCTCCATTCCTGGTCGATCCAGCCCAGCATGCCGCTTACATCTGGATGCCTCTGGTCCTGTTGCCGGGCGGCATGGCCCTGATCTGGGGGGCAGCTTTCTGTCTGGCTGGTGCCTTCTGGTCTGCCTCTCCCTCGCGGATTTTCATCTTCACCGTCTTCATGGGACTGGCAGAGCTCGTCCGTGGCTATCTGTTTGGCGGCTTTCCCTGGAACGTTTTCGGCACGACCTGGACGCCGGGTAGCTCGCTGTCGCAGGCGGCATCGCTTGGCGGGGTTTACTGGCTGACGCTGCTGACACTGTTTGTGAGCGCAGCCCCGGCTGCCCTTGTCGATACGCGTGAAGTCCGCGGCCTGTTCGAACGGGCCTTGCCAATCACCGCAGCAGTTATCCTTGCCAGTGTCGGCTGGGCCTGGGGCGCGCAGCGTCTTGCAGAACCATCCCAGATGACAGAGCAGCACGTCGTCCTGATGGATCCGGGTGTGCCGCAGGCAGACAAGTATAATGGCGCCTCTGACCGGCTGTTTCGCCGCTATCTCAACTTCCTTCAGGAGGTTGAGAGCGCCGAAGATGACATCGTCATCTGGCCCGAGGGTGCCCTTCCCTTCTACCTGCTGACCAACACCTATGCGATCGACACGATTTCGACCTATCTCGGCAATCGCACGCTGATCGTCGGCTCTACGCGCCGCAGCCTCGATGAGAACGACACGGTGTTTTTCAACAGCCTTGCCGTACTCGCAGCAGAAAATGGGCAGTCAGAGCTGATCGGCCTTTATGACAAACATCGCCTGGTCCCGTTTGGCGAGCTGGCTGCGACGGACATCATTCCGTTCGGCGACATGATGGCTGGTTTCCTGCCCGGCGCCATGCAGGAGCTGGCGTCGGCAGGCTTTACGCCCGGTGCGGAACCTACGGTCGTCTTCCCGCGCGACGTGCCGCCTTTCATTGCGCTGATCTGCTATGAAGCGCTGTTTCCCGAAATTACCCGGACCGCAAAGCCGCAGCGTGAAGCGGCAGAGTGGATCGTCACCATCTCCAATGATGCCTGGTTCGGCCGCGGCCTTGGACCGGCGCAGCACTACGCCCAGAACCGCTATCGCTCCATCGAAAGCGGGCTGCCCATGGCGCGTGTCGCAAGCCGCGGCGCGACGGCGGTCATCGATGGGTTCGGCCGTGAGACCGCGCGTGGTCAGAGAAGGCCCGGCGACCCTGATGGCTGGGTCTCTTCGGTTGTGCGCGCGCCCCTGCCCGCGCCACTGGCAACAACACCCTATCAACGCTTCGGGGCCGCGCTGTTCTGGCTCACGCTGGCCGGGTTTACGGTTCTGGCCTTCTTTACCTGGCGGCGCTAG
- a CDS encoding hemolysin family protein, with protein MQNAQHTPAQLRLRLAEFEEGRVADVMVPRAEIVGVELSTDLPALIQLYAEESHSRLPVYRETLDDPIGLVHIKDVVGEIARGGEGMDRPLERLRRDILYVPPSMKLADLLVKMQTSRIHMALVVDEYGGTDGLVSLEDLMEEIVGNIEDEHDEEPAMVVRRGRHAWEADARMEISDFLEKTGMDLDLGDQDVEVDTLGGVAFALAGKVPLRGEVLRHPVGADIEILDGDARRIERLVVRSVAAEAGA; from the coding sequence GTGCAAAACGCACAGCATACGCCTGCCCAGCTTCGACTGCGCCTTGCAGAGTTCGAAGAGGGCCGTGTCGCCGATGTGATGGTGCCACGCGCAGAGATTGTCGGCGTCGAACTCTCGACTGACCTGCCAGCGCTGATCCAGCTCTACGCCGAAGAGTCGCATTCCCGCCTGCCCGTCTATCGAGAGACGCTGGATGATCCGATTGGCCTCGTTCATATCAAGGACGTGGTGGGAGAGATTGCGCGGGGCGGCGAAGGCATGGACCGCCCGCTCGAACGCCTGCGCCGTGACATCCTCTATGTCCCGCCATCGATGAAGCTCGCTGACCTGCTGGTGAAGATGCAGACAAGCCGTATCCATATGGCGCTCGTCGTCGACGAATATGGTGGAACGGACGGCCTCGTGTCGCTCGAGGACCTGATGGAAGAGATTGTCGGCAACATCGAAGACGAGCACGATGAAGAGCCAGCCATGGTCGTGCGCCGCGGCCGCCATGCCTGGGAAGCCGACGCCCGCATGGAAATCTCGGACTTCCTCGAAAAGACCGGAATGGATCTCGACCTCGGAGACCAGGACGTCGAGGTCGACACGCTTGGCGGCGTCGCTTTTGCGCTCGCCGGCAAGGTCCCGCTTCGCGGTGAAGTCCTGCGCCATCCGGTCGGTGCCGACATCGAAATTCTGGACGGTGATGCCCGGCGGATCGAACGCCTTGTCGTCCGTAGCGTCGCAGCAGAGGCCGGGGCTTGA
- the ybeY gene encoding rRNA maturation RNase YbeY gives MEDAEAVCQRALDAAFTLVAIEGEVALLLTDDDEMHTLNRDWRGKNKPTDVLSFPADEMDAPFLGDIAVGLGVSRGDAATRGIKLTDHLSHLVIHGYLHLLGYDHMTEEEAREMEALEIKALAGLGIGDPYGRDL, from the coding sequence ATGGAAGACGCCGAAGCGGTCTGCCAGCGCGCGCTGGACGCCGCTTTTACGCTTGTCGCCATTGAGGGGGAAGTCGCGCTTCTCCTGACCGATGATGATGAAATGCATACGCTTAACCGGGACTGGCGCGGCAAGAACAAACCGACCGATGTATTGTCCTTTCCGGCTGATGAAATGGACGCACCATTCCTGGGCGACATTGCAGTCGGGCTTGGCGTTTCGCGTGGCGATGCAGCCACACGCGGCATCAAACTGACTGATCACCTGAGCCACCTCGTCATTCACGGCTATCTTCACCTGCTCGGCTATGATCATATGACCGAGGAAGAGGCCCGCGAAATGGAGGCGCTCGAGATCAAGGCCCTTGCCGGTCTTGGAATTGGCGACCCCTATGGCAGGGACCTCTGA
- a CDS encoding PhoH family protein has product MRWRPPDLKGTVTRLYTPDNPALLPAICGPQHRNLMKLEMALIDGKLKADSQGGSIRLTGTQAAVADGEAALAAFERMLKSDPAAGEDAFEGAIDQARAPAESYGSLTGLRVPVMPQTRTQAQYIDYLTREGRDLVFGVGPAGTGKTYLAVAAGAAELRKKTKERLIITRPAVEAGENLGFLPGDLEEKVEPYLRPIWDALNEVLGADHVERMREKKIIEVAPLAFMRGRTLKNAFVIMDEAQNATIGQTKMVLTRLGRDSRMVVTGDPGQVDLPPKTPSGLAHALRILEGVEGTGIVHFTASDVRRHALVSRIIRAYDKDAGTSDDKTPGAGS; this is encoded by the coding sequence ATGCGGTGGAGGCCGCCTGACTTGAAAGGCACCGTCACCCGCCTCTACACTCCGGACAATCCAGCGCTTCTTCCTGCGATCTGCGGGCCGCAGCATCGCAATCTGATGAAGCTGGAAATGGCCCTTATTGATGGCAAACTGAAAGCCGACAGCCAGGGCGGCAGCATCCGGCTGACCGGCACGCAAGCCGCGGTCGCTGACGGCGAAGCAGCACTGGCCGCGTTCGAGCGTATGCTGAAGAGCGACCCGGCCGCTGGCGAAGATGCCTTTGAAGGCGCCATCGATCAGGCCCGCGCCCCGGCTGAAAGCTATGGCTCGCTGACCGGGCTTCGCGTGCCCGTCATGCCGCAGACCCGTACACAGGCCCAGTATATCGACTACCTCACCCGCGAGGGCCGCGACCTTGTCTTTGGTGTTGGGCCTGCTGGTACCGGCAAGACCTATCTTGCGGTCGCCGCGGGCGCTGCAGAGCTTCGAAAGAAGACCAAGGAACGCCTGATCATCACACGCCCTGCCGTTGAGGCCGGCGAAAATCTCGGCTTCCTGCCCGGCGACCTTGAAGAGAAGGTTGAGCCTTATCTACGCCCGATCTGGGATGCGTTGAACGAAGTGCTCGGCGCCGATCATGTCGAGCGCATGCGTGAGAAGAAGATTATCGAGGTCGCCCCGCTCGCCTTCATGCGGGGCCGCACGCTCAAGAACGCCTTTGTCATCATGGACGAAGCGCAGAACGCCACGATCGGTCAGACCAAGATGGTCCTGACGCGTCTTGGCCGCGACTCCCGCATGGTCGTCACGGGCGATCCGGGACAGGTGGACCTTCCGCCGAAAACACCGTCGGGCCTTGCCCATGCGCTTCGCATTCTTGAAGGCGTCGAAGGCACAGGCATTGTTCACTTCACTGCTTCAGATGTGCGCCGTCATGCGCTCGTCTCGCGCATCATCCGCGCCTATGACAAGGATGCGGGCACCAGCGACGACAAGACGCCGGGGGCCGGATCGTGA